GGTCACCTGGGCCCTCTTGGCTGTTCCGGAATACTTCCTCCGTTTCCCAACCGAACACCCTAGGCGCTGGCTGGCGTTGCTCGCCCTCTATCCGATCCTCAGCGCGCTTCCCCAGGAAATACTCTTCCGCACGCTCTTCTTCCATCGCTATGGCGCCCTCTTCCCCGGACCCCAGTGGCGGATCGCCGCCAACAGCCTTGTCTTCGGCTGGGCCCATATCGTCATGGGCAATCTCCCGTGCCTCGTCGCCACCGCCCTCCTCGGCCTGCTCCTGGCCGTGACCTACGAACGCTTTCGCTCGCTCCTTGTGGTCACGCTCGAACACGCATTGTACGGCTGCCTGGTCTTTTCGCTCGGTCTCGGCCTCTACTTTGTCCCGCGCGAACGCACCGCCGAAATGACCTCACCACCCCCGCCCCCACACATCCACACTCAGTAGCCTTCCGCCAAGCGGGTGGCCAGCCGCTTGGGCAGTCCCGCCTGCCGGATCTTTTTCTGGGTCTTCTCGTAATCGTAGGGAACCCGTCGGTAGGTCACCTTCTGTTCCACCGGATTCCAGATCGCGTAACACGCCTTGTTGTTCTTGTCCCTTGGCTGGCCCACCGACCCCACGTTGAATAGGTAATAGGGCCCCTTGTGCACCGTCACGGACTTCGGCGACAGGTTCAGCACCACCTCGTCGATCTTTTCCCAAAAACACGGCACGTGCGTGTGCCCGTAAAAACACACCTGCATTTTCTGATTCATGAAATGCAGCTCGGCGCTCAACCCATCGATGATGTAATGCCACTCTTCGGGCTCAAACAACGAGCTGTGCACCATCGAAGCCCCGTGCAACTTCAGCTTCATCGGACGGCTGCCCAGCCATTTTTTGTGCTCGCGCGACAACACCTCCCGCGAATAGGCCATGCCGGCCTGGGCCAGTTCCGAATATGCCCCGAGCGGCGCGTTGCTCGACGCCTCCTCGTCATGGTTTCCCTTCAAGGCCGGACACTTGAGGGCCATGATCCGTTCCACGCACGGCCCCGGGTCCGCCCCGTAGCCCACGATGTCGCCCAGGCAGACAAATTCCTCCAAACCCTGTTTCCGGCAATCCTCCAAGACAGCCTCCAATGCTTCCAAATTGGAATGGATGTCACTGATCAAGGCCACCTTCATGCTGGCTGGAATCTGCCGGATTTACCCCCCGGCGCAAGTCCCGCTTCGCCTTGACAACCCCCGCCATCCCCGCCAGATCAACCCATGGACAGCGAAGTGCGCGATCTCAGTTGGATCGGGGATGCCGTGCTCGCCCTCTGCGCCCGCAACTGGATCATCGCCCACGAATCCGGCCTCCATGGCTCCCGACACGATCTCTTCCGTGAACTGACCTGCAACGATTTCCTCGCCTCCTTCGGCCCCCCCACGCTAGTCGAAGCGGAACTGGGACGGATCTACCGCGACGAGGGTCTGGAGGGCGCCCGCCAGCACTTCGAAACCCGCCTGGTTCCGGTCTTCCTCAAACAACAAGGCAACCGGAACCCTGCCGCCAAACGCCGCTGAATCCCGCCACCCAACGTTCTTCGAGCGTGCATCCCCGGCACCACCCCACTAACCTCACCCCATGATCGACGCCCCCTCCATCCTCCTCGGTGGATCCAACCCCCAAGACCAGGCCCGCCTCGCCCTGCGCATGGCCAACCGGCACGGGCTGATCGCCGGCGCAACCGGCACGGGTAAAACCGTCACCCTGCAAAGCCTGGCCGAATCCTTCTCCCGCGCCGGCGTCCCGGTCTTCGCGGCCGACGTCAAAGGCGACCTCTCCGGCATCGCCCGCCCCGGCTCCCCCTCCCCGCGTCTCACCGAACGCCGCCAAGCCCTCGGTCTGCCCGACGCCGATTTCCGCGGCTGCCCCGTCGTCTTCTGGGACCTCGACGGCAAAAATGGCCACCCCGTCCGCACCACCATCACCGAAATGGGCCCCCTCCTCCTCGGACGCCTCCTTGAACTCAGCGAGGCCCAGGAAGACGCCCTCCACATCCTCTTCAAGCTCGCCGACGACCAGGGCATGCTCGTCCTCGACCTGAAGGACCTCAACGCCCTCTGCGGCTGGGCCACGGAAAACGCCGCCTCACTCAAAGCCGATTACGGCAACCTCTCCACCACCACCCTCGCCTCCCTCCAACGCAAATTGGTCGTCCTCGGCGACCAGGGCGGCGACACTTTCTTCGGCGAACCCGCACTGGAAGTACCGTCCCTCATCCGCGAAGACATGTCCGGCCAGGGCCTGGTCCATATCCTCGATGCCCGCAAACTCATCCAGGAACCCCGCCGTTACGCCACGTTCATGCTCTGGTTGCTTTCCGAATTGTTCGAGGACCTCGAGGAAGTCGGCGACCGCGACAAGCCCCGTCTGGTCTTCTTCTTCGACGAAGCCCATCTCCTCTTCCAGGACGCTCCTCCCGCCTTGGTGCAAAAAATCGAACAGGTCGTCCGTCTCGTCCGCTCCAAGGGCGTCGGCATCTACTTCGTGACCCAGAACCCGCTCGACCTTCCCGACAGCGTCCTCGGCCAGCTCGGCAACCGCGTTCAGCATGCCCTGCGCGCCTTCAGCGCCCGCGACCAGAAAGCCGTCAAAGCCGCCGCCGAAACGTTCCCCCTGGCCGATGGCCTCGACATCGGTTCCGCCATCACCCAACTCGGCGTCGGTGAAGCCCTTGTCTCGTGCCTCGATGAAAAAGGCTCGCCCACCCCGACCCGTCGTATCCTCATCGCCCCGCCGGAATCCCGCATTGGCCCGGTTGATGATGCCGAACGCCAAGCCCAGATCGGCCGTTCGCCCTATGGCACCCAATACAACACCGCCATCGACCGCGAATCCGCTTACGAACGGCTCAAATCCAAATCCGCCTCCGCACCCCTGACCCAAGCGCCAACAGGTGCCGAACCCGATCTCCAGGAAGCCCTCGGTGGTTCCGTCGCCACCCGCCGACCTTCGCCCGCTTCGGCCCCGCGAAGCGCGGAACCCCGCACTCCCGCCCGGCGCAGCGACACCATGATCGAAGCGGTGGGCAAATCCGTGCTGCGCAGCGCCGGTTCGACCATCGGACGGGAAATTGTCCGCGGCGTCCTTGGCTCCCTC
This window of the Candidatus Methylacidiphilales bacterium genome carries:
- a CDS encoding CPBP family glutamic-type intramembrane protease, whose amino-acid sequence is MHRRLEFALIYLAGPAVGWVLIRLQPHAVIPLLLVGGLVALTILARDPAFARQEWGWNGSTRSVITRVLVVWALVAVGLVTWALLAVPEYFLRFPTEHPRRWLALLALYPILSALPQEILFRTLFFHRYGALFPGPQWRIAANSLVFGWAHIVMGNLPCLVATALLGLLLAVTYERFRSLLVVTLEHALYGCLVFSLGLGLYFVPRERTAEMTSPPPPPHIHTQ
- a CDS encoding metallophosphoesterase family protein, which translates into the protein MKVALISDIHSNLEALEAVLEDCRKQGLEEFVCLGDIVGYGADPGPCVERIMALKCPALKGNHDEEASSNAPLGAYSELAQAGMAYSREVLSREHKKWLGSRPMKLKLHGASMVHSSLFEPEEWHYIIDGLSAELHFMNQKMQVCFYGHTHVPCFWEKIDEVVLNLSPKSVTVHKGPYYLFNVGSVGQPRDKNNKACYAIWNPVEQKVTYRRVPYDYEKTQKKIRQAGLPKRLATRLAEGY
- a CDS encoding ribonuclease III domain-containing protein, with amino-acid sequence MDSEVRDLSWIGDAVLALCARNWIIAHESGLHGSRHDLFRELTCNDFLASFGPPTLVEAELGRIYRDEGLEGARQHFETRLVPVFLKQQGNRNPAAKRR
- a CDS encoding helicase HerA-like domain-containing protein, translating into MIDAPSILLGGSNPQDQARLALRMANRHGLIAGATGTGKTVTLQSLAESFSRAGVPVFAADVKGDLSGIARPGSPSPRLTERRQALGLPDADFRGCPVVFWDLDGKNGHPVRTTITEMGPLLLGRLLELSEAQEDALHILFKLADDQGMLVLDLKDLNALCGWATENAASLKADYGNLSTTTLASLQRKLVVLGDQGGDTFFGEPALEVPSLIREDMSGQGLVHILDARKLIQEPRRYATFMLWLLSELFEDLEEVGDRDKPRLVFFFDEAHLLFQDAPPALVQKIEQVVRLVRSKGVGIYFVTQNPLDLPDSVLGQLGNRVQHALRAFSARDQKAVKAAAETFPLADGLDIGSAITQLGVGEALVSCLDEKGSPTPTRRILIAPPESRIGPVDDAERQAQIGRSPYGTQYNTAIDRESAYERLKSKSASAPLTQAPTGAEPDLQEALGGSVATRRPSPASAPRSAEPRTPARRSDTMIEAVGKSVLRSAGSTIGREIVRGVLGSLLGGGRRRR